A single genomic interval of Helianthus annuus cultivar XRQ/B chromosome 13, HanXRQr2.0-SUNRISE, whole genome shotgun sequence harbors:
- the LOC110898707 gene encoding uncharacterized protein LOC110898707: protein MDPSVVQSVVPSKPIQSNVPSGTIPFLTKPNPKNYALSEMSLPKSYQDGLRLLSEQNPNSELWKGPLPDVGRNLILMLLIGAIKCIYRGGLVIKPKLARPGRVPVTTCVWDCDGKSVARGIGDDSIQEIKCYS from the exons ATGGATCCTTCAGTCGTTCAATCTGTCGTTCCATCCAAGCCTATACAATCCAATGTTCCATCAG GTACGATTCCTTTCCTCACAAAACCTAATCCAAAAAATTATGCTCTGTCTGAAATGTCGCTGCCAAAATCTTATCAAG ATGGATTGAGATTGCTTAGCGAACAAAACCCTAATTCAGAGCTATGGAAG GGTCCTTTACCTGATGTTGGAAGGAATCTAATTTTGATGTTGCTAATTGGGGCTATAAAGTGTATATATAGGGGCGGTCTG GTCATAAAACCCAAACTTGCAAGGCCTGGCAGGGTTCCCGTTACCACCTGCGTGTGGGATTGTGACGGGAAGTCAGTTGCACGTGGTATTGGTGATGACTCTATACAG GAAATCAAGTGCTATAGTTGA